The Artemia franciscana chromosome 18, ASM3288406v1, whole genome shotgun sequence genome includes a window with the following:
- the LOC136038797 gene encoding uncharacterized protein LOC136038797 has protein sequence MANFTCHQPYCKIYYPEPSQRLSDEATSSTSVPTASVKNKKIRIVEKPLEKRDVPVEGQTSRRSLVFKPAINYTESIQEVFKNIQKDLANGNSMRLVNSVKLVFQSFNGANINEDVEISGRKPECTKYNEVAGQ, from the exons ATGGCAAATTTCACATGTCATCAACCTTATTGTAAAATATATTATCCCGAACCATCTCAGAGACTTTCTGATGAGGCCACTTCCTCAACAAGCGTACCAACTGCtagtgtaaaaaacaaaaaaataaggatTGTTGAAAAACCTTTAGAAAAGCGAGATGTTCCAGTCGAAGGTCAAACCAGTCGAAGGTCATTAGTTTTCAAACCAGCCATCAATTATACAGAAAGTATTCaggaagtatttaaaaatattcagaaagatCTTGCCAATGGGAATTCAATGCGGCTGGTTAATAGTGTCAAATTAGTTTTTCAAAGCTTTAATGGTGCCAATATAAATGAAGATGTGGAAATTTCTGGAAGAAAACCTGAGTGCACGAAAT ataatgaagtagctgggcagtaa